A window from Culex pipiens pallens isolate TS chromosome 3, TS_CPP_V2, whole genome shotgun sequence encodes these proteins:
- the LOC128093281 gene encoding uncharacterized protein LOC128093281, which yields MLHETKRTPTVEKKSENTANQVNHHDRNDSSVYYQIMPVVLSNGDKRVRVLALLDLGSSTSLLLDDVRKELAIKGTKKPLALSWTDGNVQNDENSQEITVSIEGCYGKTYELRKMRTISSMSLPEQSLNKDKMIKRYPHLKDTNLKSYGKECPKLLIGLPHSFVIQGLESRVGKFNEPIANRTRLGWVLHGKVSGNNSNKNSNGRHTVALHKEVQHHETSINKMKSVFLPKSNLSKPLIARIEETESVIEEAHNKNGHCEIGLQHDDKEFKTENPTKRNILSTIMRVYDPLGLISNITIQGKIFMQELWKLGLEWDEPIPEDLNESWNHWLTKLLATKNIKFPRQQTEVNLSAAKARVALNKMLSIPRLELLAAVLGTRIAENIMNELRLKIDRTIYWSDSKTVLAWIQSDARSYNVFVGLRISEILDSTTISQWRWVDTNNNPADEATKVVTKESIWMHGPNFLKYQEENWPVKGKRFQTNEELKPVHIIRECKIPNYSYIQIEWCSDWSRLKRAIGGIMKMIVSKAKNMAYENTLLNKDFCEAEIVLIKKAQWDKFPSEMKSLTFELPIEKNSSLRGLTPFLDEKGVMRSRGRLENADVLNYAAKFPIILPKDHHVSKLILKYYHEKFYHLKLDASIASVRQKYWIIDIRATMKKVKNACQLCKNRSAQPQPPIMTALPSYRTIPFVKPFTYAGVDYFGPVNVSIGRRVEKRWGVVFTCLITRAVYLDLSRNLSTDAFFICLKNVQSRRGRIMQLYSDNGTNCIGANNEIKRIRQRLASEGIEWFFNPPSAPHFGGVWERMVKEVKSILASVQETMPEDVLRGLLIEIEYIINSRPLTHIPLESEDDEVLTPYHFLINCSGDMEPMLNDVSKGEALREQWKRSSQLANNYWNRWIKEYLPSLTKRPKWNQEMKPIEVGDIAITPDEENKGKWIKCLVTDTRPGKDGIVRSVRIKTASGKYLTRPVVKLAVLDVKRKQRNASDDDGNKKIEMKDDKQNDDKYGMIRRYSAYI from the exons ATGCTTCACGAAACCAAAAGAACTCCTACCGTGGAGAAAAAGTCTGAAAATACAGCAAATCAAGTTAACCACCATGATAGGAATGATAGTAGTGTGTATTATCAAATCATGCCGGTGGTATTATCAAATGGAGATAAAAGAGTTAGGGTTTTAGCTCTTTTAGATCTCGGTTCATCTACTAGTTTGTTGCTAGATGATGTAAGAAAAGAATTGGCCATAAAGGGCACTAAGAAACCCTTAGCTCTTTCATGGACTGATGGAAACGTACAAAACGATGAGAACAGTCAAGAGATTACAGTTAGTATCGAAGGCTGTTATGGAAAAACTTACGAGTTACGAAAAATGCGTACTATCAGTAGCATGTCACTACCCGAACAGTCCTTAAATAAGGACAAGATGATTAAACGTTATCCGCATCTGAaggatacaaatttgaaaagttatgGAAAAGAATGTCCAAAACTTTTAATAGGCTTGCCACACTCGTTCGTTATTCAAGGATTAGAATCAAGAGTAGGCAAATTCAATGAACCCATTGCAAACAGAACCAGATTAGGCTGGGTCTTGCATGGCAAGGTATCTGGGAATAATTCCAATAAGAACTCCAATGGGAGACATACAGTCGCGTTGCACAAGGAAGTGCAGCATCATGAAACAtccataaataaaatgaaaagtgTATTCCTACCAAAAAGTAatttgtcgaaacctctaatTGCAAGAATTGAGGAAACAGAAAGCGTAATTGAAGAAGCGCATAACAAGAATGGCCATTGTGAAATTGGTCTACAACACGATGATAAAGAATTCAAAACGGAAAATCCAACGAAGAGAAATATTTTATCCACGATTATGAGAGTATATGATCCATTGGGATTAATTTCAAACATTACAATTCAAGGTAAAATATTTATGCAAGAGTTGTGGAAGTTGGGGTTAGAATGGGATGAACCAATTCCAGAAGATTTGAATGAGTCCTGGAATCATTGGTTAACTAAACTTTTAGCtactaaaaatatcaaatttccaaGACAACAAACTGAAGTAAATCTATCAGCAGCAAAAGCACGTGTTGCCCTCAACAAGATGCTGTCCATTCCACGTCTTGAATTATTAGCAGCAGTATTAGGAACTCGAATCGCGGAAAATATAATGAATGAACTAAGATTGAAAATCGACAGAACCATATATTGGTCTGATTCGAAGACAGTGCTAGCTTGGATACAGTCTGATGCTAGATCATATAATGTATTCGTAGGATTACGAATTAGTGAAATACTCGACTCTACAACCATATCTCAATGGAGATGGGTAGACACGAACAACAATCCAGCAGATGAAGCAACGAAGGTTGTAACAAAGGAATCCATTTGGATGCATGGTCCAAATTTCCTAAAGTATCAAGAAGAAAACTGGCCTGTAAAAGGAAAacgttttcaaacaaatgaagAATTGAAGCCAGTTCATATCATAAGGGAATGCAAAATTCCAAACTATAGTTACATTCAAATAGAATGGTGTTCCGATTGGAGTCGTTTGAAACGAGCCATCGGTGGTATAATGAAAATGATCGTTTCGAAAGCTAAGAATATGGCCTACGAAAATACATTGcttaaca AAGATTTCTGTGAAGCTGAAATCGTTCTGATTAAAAAGGCTCAGTGGGATAAGTTCCCGAGCGAAATGAAGTCATTAACATTTGAATTGCCAATTGAGAAAAATAGTTCTCTTAGAGGTCTCACACCGTTCCTTGATGAAAAGGGAGTGATGAGGTCGAGAGGAAGATTGGAAAATGCTGACGTGCTAAACTACGCAGCTAAGTTTCCAATTATATTACCGAAAGATCACCATGTTAGTAAACTCATACTGAAATATTACCACGAGAAATTCTACCATTTGAAACTGGATGCGTCAATAGCATCAGTTAGACAAAAGTACTGGATAATTGACATTAGAGCAACAATGAAGAAAGTAAAGAACGCATGTCaattatgcaaaaatagatCGGCGCAACCTCAGCCACCCATAATGACTGCGCTTCCGTCATACAGAACAATTCCATTTGTTAAACCGTTTACTTATGCCGGAGTAGATTACTTTGGGCCGGTAAATGTCTCTATAGGGAGACGAGTTGAAAAACGTTGGGGAGTAGTATTTACTTGCCTAATAACAAGAGCAGTTTATTTGGATCTGTCTCGTAATCTGAGTACAGATGCCTTTTTtatctgtttgaaaaatgttcaatcAAGACGAGGTAGAATTATGCAATTGTACAGTGACAATGGAACAAATTGCATTGGAGCAAATAATGAAATCAAAAGAATCCGTCAGAGATTAGCAAGCGAAGGAATTGAATGGTTCTTCAATCCACCTTCAGCGCCTCATTTTGGAGGTGTTTGGGAAAGAATGGTAAAAGAAGTCAAAAGTATTTTAGCATCGGTGCAAGAAACTATGCCAGAAGATGTTCTACGAGGCTTACTCATTGAAATTGAGTATATCATAAATAGCAGACCGTTGACTCATATTCCACTGGAGTCAGAAGACGACGAAGTTTTAACACCATATCACTTTCTGATAAATTGTTCCGGTGATATGGAACCAATGTTAAATGATGTTTCAAAAGGCGAAGCTCTACGAGAGCAATGGAAAAGGTCCAGCCAGTTGGCAAATAACTACTGGAACCGATGGATAAAAGAGTATTTACCCAGTCTTACAAAGAGACCAAAATGGAATCAAGAAATGAAACCAATTGAAGTTGGAGATATTGCTATAACTCCTGATGAAGAGAACAAAGGAAAG